The genomic DNA CACTGACGCGGAGAAGAACCAGCTGTTCGACCGTGAGCTGCCCCGTCCCGTCGGAGTGACCTTCCGCGACCATGTCGAGGACCCGGAACTCACCGCCGTCGTCAGGCCGTTGCACGGGGACGTGAACGATCCGTACCTCGGCTACGACCGGTCGATCCTCACGGCCGAGGAGCCGGCCGACAAGGCAGCCCTCGACGCCCTGTCCCAGGCTCTGGACGACGTGGCCGAAGAGGTGCAGCTCGTCCCGGGCGCCCTGCTGATCATCGACAACTTCCGCACCGCGCATGCGCGCAGGCCGTTCACCGCGCGTTGGGACGGCAAGGACCGGTGGCTTCATCGGGCCTACATCCGCACCGACCGGGACGGTCAGCTGTCGGGTGGTGAACGCGCGGGAGACGTCGTCGACTTCGTGCCCCGCCGGTAGCCGCACATCCACTGGGGTCTCCCCGAACCGGACGGCACCGGCCGTGCAGTCATCGCATTCCGCTCGCAACCCGGGAGCCGCCGCGTTCACCGTGCGGACCCGCACCGGACAGCGTGCGGACACAGAGAGAACGAGGTGGGGACAGTGACCGCAGGCGGCTTCTCGCAAAGAGGGCTGGCCCGAGTCCGAGAGGTGCTCGAACGCCATGTCGAGGTCGGTCACGGCCCGGGGGCGGTCGCGGTGCTCGCCCGCCACGGTGAGGTCCACATCGAGGCAGCGGGCACGCTCGCCTTCGAGGGTGCGGGGTCGCGGACACCGATGGCGGCCGACACGGTCTTCCGCATCGCGTCGATGACGAAGCCGGTCATCGCGGCCTGCGCGATGACGCTCGTCGAGGACCGCGTGCTCCGCCTCGACGACCCGGTCGACACACTCCTCCCGGAGCTGGCGGGCATGACCGTGCTCGCCGATCCGAACGGGCCGCTGAACGACACCGTCCCGGCGGACCGCCCGATCACTCTCAGGGATCTGCTCACCTGCCGCCTCGGTACCGGCACGATCATCGCCGAGCCGGGAACGGTGCCCATCGCCGACGCGCTGGATGCGCTCGAACGCGGGCGGAGCACGGGCGAGCCCGGACCGTCGCCGGACGAGTGGATCCGCAGGCTCGGCGCGCTGCCGCTCGTCTGTCAGCCGGGTAAGCGCTTCATCTACAACACCGGACCCCTCGTCACCGGCGTGCTCATCGCCCGCGCCACCGGAAAGTCCCTTGAGGACGTCGTGCGCGAACGGATCTGCGAGCCGCTCGGAATGAAGGACACCGGCTTCCGCGTGGGCCGCGAGAACGCCGGAAGGCTGGCGACCGCGTACGAACCCGACGAAGCCACCGGCGAACTCGTGGTCGAGGACGGCCCCGACGGACGCTGGCGGCGGCCGCCGACGTTCAAGGCACCTGCCAGCGGGCTGGTCTCGACCCCGGAGGAATTCCTCACCTTCGCCTCGGCGCTGCTCCACGGCGAGCGGATCCTGTCGAGGCCGTCGGTGGCGCTCATGACGAGTGATCACCTCACGCCGGAGCAGAAGGCGGTCTCCAGCTTCACGCCGGAGCGGTTCTTCAAGGAGTACGGCTGGGGCTTCGGGATGTCGGTCCGCACCCGGCGCGCACGCTTCGGACCGTCCGCCGGCAGTTACGGATGGTACGGAAAATACGGCAGTTACTGGATCAACGACCCTGCCGAGGACATGACGGCGGTGCTCATTCTCCAGAGGACGGAGTGGGAGCGTCTGCCGGTCTACCTCGGATTTCTGACGGCTGCCTACAAGGCGATCGCCGACTGACCGCGGTGCCGGAACGCCGGGCCGCTGTCTCGTCCTTCTCCGTGTCGCAGACCGAATGCCAGGCACCCATAACGGAAAGGGAAAACCTATGTCCGAGTATGTCCTGGTCTTTGTCCTGTAATGCGCGGCATCATCTTGGCGGGAGGCACCGGATCTCGGCTGTGGCCGGTCACCCATTCCGTCTCCAAGCAACTTCTGCCGGTGTTCGATAAACCCATGGTCTACTATCCGCTGACCACGCTCATCATGGCGGGAATGAGGGAGATCCTGCTTGTCGCCACCCCTTACGACCTCCCCGGCTTCCAGCGGCTGCTCGGTGACGGATCCCATCTCGGCATACAGCTGGACTATATGGTGCAGGAAGAGCCGAAAGGAATCGCTCAGGGGCTTCTGCTCGGTGCGGATTTCCTTGAGGACGAACCGGTCGCACTCATCCTCGGCGACAACATATTTCACGGCGGGAGCCTGGAGAACGGGCTGTGCGAGCACACCGATCCGGAGGGCGGCCGGATCTTCGCCTACCCCGTTGCTGACCCGACGGCGTACGGGGTCGTCGAATTCGATGAGAAAGGAATGGCGGTCTCGATCGAGGAGAAACCGCTCGTACCGAAATCCAGATACGCGGTGCCCGGACTCTATTTCTACGACCACAAGGCGGTGAAGTTCGCTCGCGACCTCGTACCGAGCGATCGCGGTGAGCTTGAGATCAGTGCCATCAACAGCGCCTACCTGCGCGAGGGCGAACTGACGGTGACCGTCCTGGACCGGGGTACGGCGTGGCTGGACACCGGGACGTTCTCCGCCATGGTGCAGGCGTCGGAATACGTGCGGGTGATCGAGGAACGCCAGGGACTGAAGATCGGCTGCGTGGAGGAGGCGGCCTGGCGCCGCGGCCTCATCGGGGACGGGGAACTGCGCGAGTTGAGCCGTCCGCTGCTGCACAGCGGATACGGCCGCTACCTGCTCGGCCTGCTCGACGATCCGTCCGGGGAGGAGGAGTGCCGTGTGAAGTGACCCGTCGGTGACCGGACAGGGCCCGGCACCACGAACTGGGTCCGATCGCGGCCGTGGAGTTCTTCCGCGACCGCCGCGGGCAGGGACGCCGGCCGTGCGTCCGCCGATGCGTCGGTCCGTCCCAGCCATAGGTGTCGGAGTGAGGAAGGAGTCGGTACATGGTGAGGCCGTTGTTACTGAGGGACCCGAACCTGAGGCGGTTCATCCTCGCGCGGTCGTTCTCCCGGGCCGGTGACGCGGTGTTCCCCATCGGGCTCACGGCGGTCATGGTCGAGCAGGACTTCAGCACCTCGGCCGTGGGCCTGGTGCTCGGCGCCTCCATGGTCCCGGTCGTGGCGCTGATGCTCGTCGGCGGAGTGCTGCTGGATCACTTCCAGCCCCGATCTCCCATGGTGATCGCGGACTTGACGAGGTTCGCTCTGCAGGCCGTCCTCGCCCTGCTCTTCCTCACCGGAAGACCGGCACTGTGGCAGATCCTGGTGATCGTCCTCTGTACGGGAGTGGCCCAGGCGCTCTTTCAGCCCGGAGCGGGAAGTCTGCTGAAACAGGTGGTTCAGGGGGACACCCAGCCGGCCAACGCCGCCCTGCGGGCGGCGGAGTCCGTCGTCTCCCTGGCGGCGCCCGCGGGGGCCGGATTCGTCATCATGGCCGCCTCGGCCTCCGTGGTGATCGCGCTCGACGCACTCTCGTTCGCGGCCAGCGCCGTGCTGCTGTGGCGCATTCGCCTGGCGGCCGTCCGGAGGCCGGTGGGACGGCCCGACGTACGACGCGAACTGAAGATCGGCTGGCACGAGTTCGCGGGACGTCCGTGGCTGTGGTCGACCGTGGGTGTTTTCGCGCTGTTCGGCCTGCTGGTATTCGGTCCGTTCGACGTGCTCAAAGCAGTTCTGCTGATTGAGAGATTCGGGGCGGGCACTTATGGTTTGCTGATCTCGACCTTCAGTCTCGGGGCCATTGCCGGCGGAGTGATCGCCTGGTGGTCCAAGCCGGCCAGGCCGCTGAAGGTCGGTGTACTGAGCCTGATGGCTTTCGCACCACTGCCCGCGGGAATCGCCTTCGGGGCGCCCCTGTCCCTGCTGGCTCTCTTCTTCTTCATGGGCGGTACGGCGAACGCCTTCTGGGCCGTGATGTGGGCGACCACCGTCCAGTCCCACTCCCCGCCGCATGTGCTCAGCCGCATCCACTCCTACGAGGTCCTCGGCTCGATGGGGCTGGTGCCGGCGGGACGTGCCCTGGCCGGTCCCGTCGCGGCGGGAATCGGCGCCTCGGCCGTACTGCTGACTTCAACCGCCGTCCTCCTGCTGGGAGGCCTGGCGCTCCTGCTCGTACCCGCCGTTGTCCGCCTGCGTCGGCTCGCACCCGCCGAACCGGTCACCAGCGGCACAGAACCGTCCGTTGATTCCCACCGACTCTAGGGGTTCCGTGTATCCGCAGACACGTCGCACGCTCACCGACAAAGAATTCGCCGACATCAAGCACACCGTGTCGATCCGGTCCAAGTCACGGGCCCGGATGCGTACCGATCTCTCCTATGCCTCCGAGGTGCCGCGCGAGGTCAGCCTCCAGCTCACCTACCGCTGCAACCTGCGGTGCACCCACTGCTACCAGTGGAACGACCAGGGCTTCTTCCGTGACTGGGACGTCGCCAAGCAGCGGACGGAGCTGGACACCGGTGTCGTCGAGGATGTGCTCTCGGCGACGGCGCAGGTCCGGGGAAAGCTGTTCCTGTGGGGCGGCGAACCGCTGATGCACAGCCGGTTCGACGAGGTGTCCCGGCTCGTCGAGCGCTACCCGCGAACGGTCAACATGTGCACCAACGGCCTGCTCTTCGAGCGCAAGATGGACGACCTGCTGAGGATCGGCCGCCATCTGAACCTCCTGGTCAGTCTGGACGGGCTGGGAGCCGACCACGAAACGCTGCGGGGCAAGGGCACGTTCGGGCGGACCGTGCGCAACATCCAGGCGATGCTCGACCTGAAGCGCAAGGGCGAGTTCCAGGGCGAGGTGTCCGTCTCCTGCATGGTGTCCGAGGCCACCGTGGACCGCATGTACGAGTTCATGGAGTGGGCCGAGGAGGTCGGCGTCAACACCGTCTACTTCCAGTTCCCCTGGTACATCAGCCCGGAAGTGGCGCACTCCATGGACGAGGTGTACGCCGAGCACTTCGCCTGGCTGGAGCCCGACACCGGAACCGCGCAGCCGACCTGGCACTCGTACACC from Streptomyces sp. NBC_00654 includes the following:
- a CDS encoding serine hydrolase, which gives rise to MLERHVEVGHGPGAVAVLARHGEVHIEAAGTLAFEGAGSRTPMAADTVFRIASMTKPVIAACAMTLVEDRVLRLDDPVDTLLPELAGMTVLADPNGPLNDTVPADRPITLRDLLTCRLGTGTIIAEPGTVPIADALDALERGRSTGEPGPSPDEWIRRLGALPLVCQPGKRFIYNTGPLVTGVLIARATGKSLEDVVRERICEPLGMKDTGFRVGRENAGRLATAYEPDEATGELVVEDGPDGRWRRPPTFKAPASGLVSTPEEFLTFASALLHGERILSRPSVALMTSDHLTPEQKAVSSFTPERFFKEYGWGFGMSVRTRRARFGPSAGSYGWYGKYGSYWINDPAEDMTAVLILQRTEWERLPVYLGFLTAAYKAIAD
- the rfbA gene encoding glucose-1-phosphate thymidylyltransferase RfbA produces the protein MRGIILAGGTGSRLWPVTHSVSKQLLPVFDKPMVYYPLTTLIMAGMREILLVATPYDLPGFQRLLGDGSHLGIQLDYMVQEEPKGIAQGLLLGADFLEDEPVALILGDNIFHGGSLENGLCEHTDPEGGRIFAYPVADPTAYGVVEFDEKGMAVSIEEKPLVPKSRYAVPGLYFYDHKAVKFARDLVPSDRGELEISAINSAYLREGELTVTVLDRGTAWLDTGTFSAMVQASEYVRVIEERQGLKIGCVEEAAWRRGLIGDGELRELSRPLLHSGYGRYLLGLLDDPSGEEECRVK
- a CDS encoding radical SAM protein, which translates into the protein MYPQTRRTLTDKEFADIKHTVSIRSKSRARMRTDLSYASEVPREVSLQLTYRCNLRCTHCYQWNDQGFFRDWDVAKQRTELDTGVVEDVLSATAQVRGKLFLWGGEPLMHSRFDEVSRLVERYPRTVNMCTNGLLFERKMDDLLRIGRHLNLLVSLDGLGADHETLRGKGTFGRTVRNIQAMLDLKRKGEFQGEVSVSCMVSEATVDRMYEFMEWAEEVGVNTVYFQFPWYISPEVAHSMDEVYAEHFAWLEPDTGTAQPTWHSYTYRLPEELLPVLRDSMTRLADRVWGPRVRYQPQLEESEVESFIRGTSQPAQQRKRCLAVTNRMEVHADGNVSSCKFFPEFVVGNLYDTPVIELWQSEKFRRVRSILAETGMMPVCSKCILLYLNGV
- a CDS encoding MFS transporter, whose protein sequence is MVRPLLLRDPNLRRFILARSFSRAGDAVFPIGLTAVMVEQDFSTSAVGLVLGASMVPVVALMLVGGVLLDHFQPRSPMVIADLTRFALQAVLALLFLTGRPALWQILVIVLCTGVAQALFQPGAGSLLKQVVQGDTQPANAALRAAESVVSLAAPAGAGFVIMAASASVVIALDALSFAASAVLLWRIRLAAVRRPVGRPDVRRELKIGWHEFAGRPWLWSTVGVFALFGLLVFGPFDVLKAVLLIERFGAGTYGLLISTFSLGAIAGGVIAWWSKPARPLKVGVLSLMAFAPLPAGIAFGAPLSLLALFFFMGGTANAFWAVMWATTVQSHSPPHVLSRIHSYEVLGSMGLVPAGRALAGPVAAGIGASAVLLTSTAVLLLGGLALLLVPAVVRLRRLAPAEPVTSGTEPSVDSHRL